A window of the Lactuca sativa cultivar Salinas chromosome 7, Lsat_Salinas_v11, whole genome shotgun sequence genome harbors these coding sequences:
- the LOC111877528 gene encoding zinc finger BED domain-containing protein RICESLEEPER 2-like, producing the protein MVITGHFIDHNWRLQKHVLSFVHIPPPRTGLDIADGIYKCLKHWEIEDKIFTISIDNAAYNDRALRRLKEIFSRVRKLTCGRRLFHVRCCAHVLNLLVKDGLAMIDSVIREVREGIKYINNSEARLQTFSNIAHQLQIQDRKLLLDVPTRWNSTYDMLSVALKFKDVFPRFVEYEPHFHHLPNDEEWVHVESVCTNVISGSDYPTSNLYLIEVFIVKETLDKGALSKNDFIKTMVTKMKEKFDKYWGECHLVMAIASVLDPRFKMKLVEFSFPTIYSNAEKNIEEVKKALYEMYEEYLEVHDASVREAATPANGCGGKEVSKTSLGSGWEAFGEFIKNTDLERPEKSELDMYLEEGVYRDPRQKGMDSFKALEWWNVHKLKYRVLSKMAMDVLAIPISTIASEATFSAGGRVIDPYRSSLAPDTVEKLICGGDWIRHRYGIKKKLKKEEMPIEVLLPTGTNFAGLNLL; encoded by the exons ATGGTTATCACAGGGCACTTTATTGATCATAATTGGAG ATTACAAAAACATGTCTTGAGTTTTGTACATATTCCTCCTCCTCGTACCGGACTTGATATTGCTGATGGTATTTATAAATGTTTGAAGCATTGGGAAATTGAGGACAAGATATTCACGATATCTATAGACAATGCTGCATATAATGATAGGGCGTTGAGAAGACTGAAAGAAATTTTTTCTAGAGTGAGAAAACTCACGTGTGGTCGGAGGTTGTTTCATGTTAGATGTTGTGCACATGTTTTGAATCTTCTTGTGAAAGATGGTCTTGCTATGATTGATTCTGTTATCAGGGAAGTTCGTGAGGGTATCAAATATATTAACAATTCTGAGGCGAGACTTCAAACATTTTCAAATATTGCACATCAACTACAAATACAAGATAGAAAGTTGTTGCTTGATGTTCCAACACGATGGAATTCAACCTATGATATGTTGTCGGTTGCATTAAAATTTAAAGATGTTTTCCCAAG ATTTGTGGAGTACGAGCCACATTTCCATCACCTGCCTAATGATGAGGAGTGGGTGCATGTGGAGAGT GTATGCACAAATGTCATTTCTGGAAGTGATTATCCAACATCCAATCTGTATTTGATTGAGGTGTTTATAGTAAAAGAAACTTTGGATAAAGGTGCtctatcaaaaaatgattttattaagaCTATGGTGACTAAGATGAAGGAGAAGTTTGACAAATATTGGGGGGAGTGCCATCTTGTCATGGCTATAGCTTCAGTGTTAGATCCAAGATTTAAAATGAAGTTAGTAGAATTTAGTTTCCCAACCATATACTCCAATGCTGAAAAGAACATTGAAGAAGTGAAGAAAGCACTTTATGAAATGTATGAAGAGTATTTGGAAGTACATGATGCATCAGTCCGAGAAGCTGCAACGCCTGCAAATGGATGTGGAGGAAAGGAAGTGTCAAAAACATCACTCGGGTCCGGATGGGAGGCTTTTGGGGAGTTTATAAAAAATACAGATTTGGAGAGACCAGAAAAGTCAGAATTAGATATGTATTTGGAAGAAGGTGTTTATAGGGACCCGAGACAAAAAGGAATGGATTCATTCAAGGCTTTGGAGTGGTGGAATGTTCATAAATTGAAGTACCGTGTTTTATCAAAGATGGCTATGGATGTGCTTGCGATCCCGATTTCTACAATTGCATCTGAGGCAACTTTTAGTGCTGGGGGTAGAGTAATTGATCCATACCGATCTTCATTGGCACCAGACACTGTTGAAAAGTTGATTTGTGGCGGAGATTGGATTAGACATCGTTATGGAATCAAGAAAAAATTAAAG AAGGAGGAAATGCCCATTGAGGTTTTATTACCTACAGGGACAA ATTTTGCTGGATTGAATTTGCTTTAA
- the LOC111877538 gene encoding ankyrin repeat-containing protein ITN1: MANSRSSSNPHVTLEVREENPYTYPSHVCAPHFVTFKLSDRDEYGVWKTQMLCLLESHSVSGFIDGTLVSPDEASSSSSVSGKEKVVDHQTHQKLWRRSDSLVKGWILGSLSKETLVYIVNRLTGKLHQDDFSAKDVWDELQTMYAPAVVPKLHVVEDTLQDQDRVLALQRLYHSTRHGIWHWVEEILWDGRVTVIDKITNNGNTALHVAVGTSKKLEFLEKLLEKIPENTQLMDLRNSDGSTPLHVAAIIGNTEAVGILVARNPELLLAKDKKDLTPLALALSNMHTDTARHLLQHINNTDDTQKDALFSGTTGDGLLVTVISSKDFHFARKLLKHYKTLHSDAVLMSIAENFPSKVKDFERYTGTEELLERADGFPPWVLILIILPFICVTGFIIWLFMKVLNMFVPPFIKERVRTHDDAMRLLEEVCELIRRTNHSSCYHNYYTTPILEATRLNAYEVVEEIVTWFPNAIWCANEDGHNFILYAAINRSEKVYNLLYQMSEHKNIYRTLEDSSRNNLLHLAARLAPSNKLNLISGAALQIQHELQWFKEVEKFICPLSIKQKNSLNETPQMVFTREHMELVIEGEKWMKSTAESYTITAALIITIVFAAAITVPGGSNQDTGIPTFTNNTAFIIFAISDAISLFAAVTSLLMFLSILTACFAEQDFLFKLPTKLIIGLATLFVSTTAMIVAFGATLYLVFGQRNWRILIPIAVLTCLPITSFVTLQFPLVLDLMSATYGRSIFGLGGRRIII, encoded by the exons atggCAAACTCAAGGTCTAGCTCTAATCCACATGTCACATTGGAAGTTAGAGAAGAAAACCCATACACATACCCATCACATGTTTGTGCTCCCCATTTTGTTACATTTAAGCTGAGTGATAGGGATGAGTATGGTGTTTGGAAAACACAGATGTTATGCCTGTTAGAGAGTCATAGTGTGTCAGGTTTCATAGATGGAACACTCGTAAGCCCTGATGAAgccagtagtagtagtagtgtttcCGGGAAAGAGAAAGTGGTTGACCATCAGACTCATCAGAAGCTGTGGAGAAGATCAGATTCCCTGGTGAAGGGTTGGATTCTTGGTTCCCTGTCTAAAGAAACACTTGTGTATATTGTGAATCGTCTCACAGGAAAACTCCATCAAGATGATTTCAGTGCAAAAGATGTTTGGGATGAACTACAGACTATGTATGCTCCTGCTGTTGTTCCAAAACTGCATGTTGTTGAAG ATACACTACAAGATCAAGACAGAGTATTGGCTCTCCAGAGATTGTACCATTCTACTCGACATGGAATTTGGCACTGGGTCGAAGAAATATTGTGGGATGGAAGGGTTACAGTGATAGACAAAATAACGAATAATGGCAACACTGCGCTTCATGTAGCAGTCGGTACTTCCAAGAAGCTGGAATTCCTAGAGAAATTGTTGGAAAAGATACCGGAGAACACACAACTCATGGATCTAAGAAATTCAGATGGAAGCACACCACTTCATGTTGCTGCTATTATTGGCAACACAGAAGCTGTTGGCATATTGGTGGCAAGAAACCCAGAGTTGTTGTTGGCCAAAGACAAAAAGGATCTGACACCACTAGCCTTGGCTCTTTCTAATATGCACACAGATACAGCCCGACATCTGCTGCAACACATCAATAATACTGATGATACTCAGAAGGATGCTCTGTTTTCTGGCACAACTGGCGATGGCCTTCTAGTTACTGTTATCTCCTCCAAAGATTTCC ACTTTGCAAGAAAACTGTTGAAGCATTACAAAACATTGCATAGTGATGCTGTGCTGATGTCTATAGCTGAAAATTTCCCAAGCAAAGTCAAAGATTTTGAAAGATATACAG GGACTGAAGAATTACTTGAGAGAGCAGACGGTTTTCCTCCATGGGTTTTGATTTTGATAATCCTCCCATTCATTTGCG TGACTGGCTTCATCATTTGGCTTTTCATGAAGGTTCTTAACATGTTCG TGCCTCCATTCATTAAAGAGAGAGTTCGAACTCATGATGATGCTATGAGACTGTTGGAGGAAGTATGTGAGTTGATAAGGCGAACAAATCACTCCAGCTGTTACCATAACTATTATACAACTCCTATTCTTGAAGCCACAAGACTAAATGCATATGAGGTTGTAGAGGAAATTGTGACTTGGTTCCCAAATGCAATTTGGTGTGCTAATGAAGATGGGCACAACTTTATTCTGTATGCTGCAATAAATCGTTCAGAAAAGGTTTACAACCTACTTTATCAGATGAGCGAACATAAGAATATATACCGGACACTCGAAGACTCTTCACGGAATAACCTGTTGCATCTAGCTGCAAGATTGGCTCCATCCAACAAATTAAATCTTATATCGGGGGCAGCTTTACAGATACAACACGAACTACAATGGTTTAAG GAAGTGGAAAAATTCATTTGTCCTCTAAGCATCAAACAAAAGAACTCTTTAAACGAAACACCACAAATGGTATTTACTAGAGAACACATGGAGTTGGTGATTGAGGGAGAAAAATGGATGAAGTCCACTGCAGAGTCCTACACGATTACAGCTGCATTAATCATCACCATTGTGTTTGCAGCAGCAATTACAGTGCCAGGAGGAAGCAATCAAGACACCGGGATACCAACTTTTACCAACAACACCGCCTTCATAATATTTGCAATATCAGATGCCATATCATTATTTGCAGCTGTTACGTCATTGTTAATGTTTTTGTCGATTCTTACCGCATGTTTTGCTGAGCAAGACTTTCTCTTCAAGTTGCCTACAAAGTTGATAATTGGTTTGGCCACCTTGTTCGTCTCAACAACAGCCATGATAGTAGCTTTTGGTGCAACATTGTACCTTGTGTTCGGCCAAAGAAACTGGAGGATTCTTATTCCAATAGCTGTCTTGACATGCCTACCAATCACTTCTTTTGTCACCCTGCAGTTCCCTCTCGTCTTAGACTTGATGAGTGCCACATATGGTCGTAGTATTTTTGGTCTTGGGGGTAGACGAATAATAATTTGA